Proteins encoded within one genomic window of Bacteroides sedimenti:
- a CDS encoding DUF5106 domain-containing protein, translating into MAMIHSDSTKITTQIALEHAVTHFWDDFLFENCNTLNEEGSTLALKYYVDILSRLSIEKRQPVLGEFLKMTKKYPGPQKFFIKMLCDAYSLPSSIYKNEDIYIFLLNYCLQSNMYESWEKQMYSNLLKSANQNRPGKPANNFCFTNLKNSISTLYNTEAEYLILYFYNPECEACRETSKVLEASNMNGFLKNGKIKLLAISLEPNSVLWHATAKTKPFWLHGQDAKDNIQSQGIYDLSAIPTLYLLDKHKNVILKDCKTEDIISYLNYKHINAGK; encoded by the coding sequence ATGGCTATGATTCATTCCGACTCCACCAAAATAACAACTCAGATTGCCTTGGAGCATGCTGTCACTCATTTCTGGGATGACTTTTTATTTGAAAATTGCAATACACTAAATGAAGAAGGATCAACCCTTGCCTTGAAGTATTATGTAGATATACTATCGAGATTGTCAATTGAAAAGAGACAGCCCGTATTAGGTGAATTCTTGAAGATGACAAAAAAATATCCTGGGCCACAAAAGTTCTTTATCAAAATGCTTTGTGATGCTTATTCGCTGCCCTCCTCCATCTACAAAAACGAAGATATCTACATTTTCCTGCTCAATTATTGCCTGCAAAGCAATATGTACGAATCGTGGGAAAAGCAGATGTATAGCAACTTGTTGAAATCAGCAAATCAAAACAGACCTGGAAAACCGGCAAACAACTTCTGTTTTACGAATCTAAAAAATTCTATTTCGACACTTTACAACACAGAAGCCGAATATCTTATTCTCTACTTTTACAATCCCGAATGTGAGGCTTGCCGTGAAACATCGAAGGTGCTTGAAGCTTCAAACATGAACGGATTCCTCAAAAATGGGAAAATAAAGCTGTTAGCCATTAGTTTGGAACCCAATTCAGTGCTGTGGCATGCCACGGCAAAAACAAAACCCTTTTGGTTGCATGGTCAGGATGCCAAGGACAATATTCAGTCACAAGGAATCTACGATCTAAGTGCTATTCCCACTTTGTACCTATTGGACAAACATAAAAATGTTATTTTAAAAGATTGCAAAACAGAAGATATTATCTCTTACTTGAATTACAAACACATTAATGCAGGTAAATAA